In Malaclemys terrapin pileata isolate rMalTer1 chromosome 10, rMalTer1.hap1, whole genome shotgun sequence, the following are encoded in one genomic region:
- the LYSMD2 gene encoding lysM and putative peptidoglycan-binding domain-containing protein 2, with product MAEFPPVPLSLREEPPAARSGSESESEAELSQSLARTKIRSYGSTASVAAPLAERYLEHRLSAGDTLQGIALKYGVTMEQIKRANKLFTNDCIFLRKTLNIPVISEKPLLFNGLNSLESPENEIIDISLCGEGPITVQEESSSSSPSPQEPDNQPAAPEELSAKDFLHRLDLQIKLSKQAARKLKDEDIREEDEESPYATSSYHQ from the exons ATGGCAGAGTTCCCGCCAGTGCCGCTCTCCCTGCGGGAGGAGCCCCCGGCCGCCCGCTCTGGCTCCGAGTCCGAGTCGGAGGCCGAACTGTCGCAGAGCCTGGCCCGCACCAAGATCCGCTCGTACGGCAGCACGGCCAGCGTCGCGGCCCCCCTGGCGGAGCGCTACCTGGAGCATCGCCTCAGCGCGGGCGACACGCTACAGGGCATCGCGCTCAAGTATGGAGTTACG aTGGAACAAATAAAAAgggcaaataaactatttaccAATGACTGTATATTCCTGAGGAAAACTCTgaatattccagttatatcagaGAAGCCGTTACTGTTCAATGGACTTAATTCGCTGGAATCGCCTGAGAATGAAATTATTGACATTTCTCTTTGTGGTGAAGGACCAATAACAGTTCAGGAAGAGAGTAGTTCTTCTTCTCCCAGTCCTCAAGAACCTGACAATCAACCTGCTGCACCCGAAGAACTATCTGCCAAAGATTTTCTACATAGACTGGACTTGCAGATTAAGTTGTCCAAACAGGCAGCCAGGAAACTAAAAGATGAAGATATCAG